In Ruminiclostridium papyrosolvens DSM 2782, the following proteins share a genomic window:
- a CDS encoding aminotransferase class V-fold PLP-dependent enzyme codes for MIYMDNAATSFPKPDAVYSEMDKCLRTYCANPGRGSHTMSIASATTVNTTRERIAKLLKIEDSLNISFTKNATEALNIAICGSLSSGDHVITTCMEHNSVIRPLKTLEKYGGVKLTIVGADSLGRVDPQDIRKSINKRTKLIVCTLSSNVNGIIMPVEEIGKIARNNGINYLLDASQGLGSIEFDINRIHADMIAFPGHKGLLGPQGTGGLYVSPKIRMRPLMRGGTGSSSELLYQPEIMPDKLESGTLNTPGIAGLGAGVEFIQKNGIDKIRKKKDELTVRLFNGISRINNIKIFSPESAEENSGIVAFNFEGVDSSEVSYLLDKQYKIECRAGLHCAPLAHSHFKTVNSGIVRLSVGCFNTNDEVDFVIQSINLIAKGYRN; via the coding sequence ATGATTTATATGGATAATGCTGCTACTTCCTTTCCAAAACCTGATGCTGTATATAGCGAAATGGATAAATGTCTGAGAACTTATTGTGCCAATCCGGGCAGAGGGAGTCATACAATGTCTATTGCCAGTGCTACAACTGTGAATACTACTCGTGAACGTATAGCAAAGCTGCTGAAAATAGAGGATAGTCTGAACATTAGTTTTACCAAAAATGCAACAGAGGCTTTAAACATAGCAATTTGCGGAAGCCTTTCATCGGGGGACCATGTTATTACAACTTGTATGGAGCATAATTCGGTGATACGACCCTTAAAAACCCTTGAAAAATACGGTGGAGTTAAGCTGACTATTGTTGGTGCTGACAGTCTTGGACGTGTTGATCCGCAGGATATAAGAAAAAGTATAAATAAGAGAACAAAATTGATTGTGTGTACGCTTTCATCAAACGTTAACGGTATAATCATGCCCGTTGAAGAGATTGGAAAAATAGCACGGAATAATGGCATAAATTATTTGCTGGATGCATCGCAGGGATTGGGAAGTATAGAGTTTGACATAAACCGGATTCATGCGGATATGATTGCATTTCCCGGACATAAAGGTCTTCTGGGTCCTCAGGGAACTGGCGGCTTATATGTGTCACCTAAAATAAGGATGAGGCCGTTAATGAGAGGCGGTACAGGCAGTAGTTCAGAACTGCTGTATCAGCCTGAAATAATGCCCGACAAACTTGAAAGCGGAACTTTAAACACACCGGGTATAGCAGGGCTTGGGGCAGGAGTGGAGTTTATTCAAAAAAATGGTATTGATAAAATTCGTAAAAAAAAGGATGAACTAACTGTCAGACTTTTTAATGGCATAAGTCGTATTAATAATATAAAGATATTCAGTCCAGAAAGTGCTGAAGAAAACAGTGGGATAGTGGCATTTAACTTTGAGGGAGTGGATTCTTCAGAAGTCAGTTATCTGCTTGACAAGCAGTATAAAATTGAATGCAGAGCAGGTCTCCACTGTGCTCCGTTGGCACATTCACATTTTAAGACAGTAAATTCCGGAATTGTCAGATTAAGTGTAGGCTGTTTTAATACAAATGATGAAGTTGACTTTGTAATACAATCAATAAATTTGATTGCAAAAGGTTATCGAAATTAA
- a CDS encoding PLP-dependent aminotransferase family protein has protein sequence MLKDTFARRALTLKSSEVRELLKLTDSEDIISFGGGLPAEETFPVEEMKILCNEVLSENGAKTMQYAVSEGYDELHKIIAELMGEKGITVEPCDILITSGSQQGLDLTAKVFLDEGDVVLCESPTYLSAINAFNPCYPEYMEIEMDEEGLIIEDLKKKLNKNKNIKILYTIPDYQNPTGRRMSLERRKALMDVASNYDLIIVEDNPYSELCFDGNNFPPLKSFDTEGRVIYLSTFSKTVCPGFRVGWVSASKEILKKYILLKQGTDLHTNFFTQMLIARYIEKYDIKAHIKDNILIYKKRKDTMLDSIKRYFPEGISYTDPQGGMFLWVTLPQMISSRELLVNAMKRGVAFVQGSAFYPGGGHENTMRLNFSGLTEEKITKGVKILGELLTEELKK, from the coding sequence ATGCTAAAAGATACATTTGCAAGGAGAGCTCTTACACTTAAATCATCTGAAGTAAGAGAGCTTCTGAAATTAACGGATTCGGAGGATATTATATCCTTTGGGGGTGGTCTCCCGGCGGAGGAGACATTTCCTGTTGAAGAAATGAAAATACTATGTAATGAGGTATTATCAGAAAATGGGGCAAAAACAATGCAATATGCAGTATCAGAAGGATATGACGAACTGCATAAAATTATTGCAGAGCTGATGGGCGAAAAGGGAATTACTGTGGAGCCTTGCGATATTCTGATAACATCAGGCTCACAGCAGGGTTTAGATCTTACTGCTAAGGTTTTTCTGGATGAGGGAGATGTTGTTCTCTGTGAAAGTCCTACTTATTTATCTGCCATAAATGCATTTAATCCATGCTACCCCGAATATATGGAAATTGAAATGGATGAAGAAGGTTTAATTATTGAGGATTTAAAGAAGAAGCTGAACAAAAACAAAAACATAAAAATTTTGTACACTATACCTGACTACCAAAACCCAACGGGAAGGCGAATGAGTCTGGAGCGTCGTAAAGCTCTTATGGATGTTGCCAGTAATTATGACCTGATTATAGTTGAAGACAATCCCTATAGTGAACTTTGCTTTGACGGAAATAACTTTCCTCCTTTAAAAAGCTTTGATACTGAGGGAAGAGTAATATACCTGAGTACTTTCTCAAAAACAGTTTGTCCCGGCTTCAGGGTTGGGTGGGTGAGTGCATCGAAAGAAATATTAAAAAAATATATTCTTCTAAAACAGGGGACAGACCTGCATACTAACTTCTTTACGCAAATGCTTATTGCACGTTATATAGAAAAATACGATATTAAAGCTCATATAAAAGATAATATATTAATTTATAAAAAGAGAAAAGATACAATGCTAGATTCTATAAAGAGATATTTTCCGGAGGGAATATCCTACACAGACCCCCAGGGGGGAATGTTTTTGTGGGTGACTTTACCTCAAATGATATCGAGCAGAGAGCTTCTGGTTAATGCAATGAAAAGAGGAGTGGCATTTGTACAGGGGAGTGCTTTTTATCCGGGAGGGGGACACGAAAATACAATGAGACTCAACTTTTCGGGTCTTACAGAGGAGAAAATTACTAAGGGAGTTAAAATATTGGGAGAGCTTCTTACGGAGGAACTAAAGAAATAA
- a CDS encoding PLP-dependent aminotransferase family protein yields MDITINRESKTPIYLQIKKQIEHQIVVGKLPSNFILPAERTLSMKLGVNRSTVVKAYMELKADGLVESRIGSGTVVLASLTKDVTQEKMYIPPVRWGQFESKRAARAGEQTINNILSVFEKERIISFASGISSEDACDINLMKNLNLQIIEKYREKLFMPTPVDGSTELKTAIKAYIQGNGINAGTKQIMVTSGSQQSIEFFARTIIDSGDVVLVEEPTYIGAIQAFESYDAKIIGIPMDDEGIRLDILESCLIKYRPKFLYTQPNFHNPTGVSMSLERRKGLLKLAYYYNLPILEDDPYGELYYSGNPLPSLKSLDNNDYVVYLSSFSKTISFSLRVGFVVASENIISRFIQFKQITDIQTSTLSQLTINEFLNGGHMGPHLDYLRKIYKNKRDLMLNELNKGNLDGMEITVPNGGYFIWLRLPDYIRMNEFVKGLADKGVVVMLGDIFYPGYSINGNYIRLNFSYPSEKYIKEGVSILKNCIKQYSTASLKKKYEFKAEINPFI; encoded by the coding sequence ATGGATATTACAATAAACAGAGAATCAAAAACTCCTATATACTTGCAGATAAAAAAACAGATAGAGCATCAAATTGTAGTTGGCAAGCTGCCTTCAAATTTTATATTACCTGCTGAAAGGACACTGAGCATGAAACTTGGTGTAAACAGAAGTACAGTTGTTAAAGCGTATATGGAGCTTAAAGCTGACGGTCTGGTCGAATCACGAATAGGTAGTGGAACAGTAGTTCTGGCGTCACTGACAAAGGATGTTACTCAAGAGAAAATGTACATACCGCCAGTGAGGTGGGGACAGTTTGAAAGCAAAAGAGCTGCAAGAGCAGGGGAGCAAACAATAAATAATATATTATCAGTATTTGAAAAAGAAAGAATTATATCTTTTGCATCAGGTATTTCTTCAGAAGACGCTTGTGATATTAATCTCATGAAAAATTTGAACCTTCAGATAATAGAAAAATATAGAGAAAAGCTGTTTATGCCCACTCCCGTTGATGGAAGCACTGAGCTGAAAACCGCAATTAAGGCATATATTCAGGGAAATGGTATTAATGCAGGAACAAAACAAATAATGGTTACATCAGGCTCACAGCAATCTATAGAGTTCTTTGCACGTACGATTATAGATTCGGGAGACGTAGTTCTGGTGGAGGAACCTACTTATATAGGTGCCATACAAGCGTTTGAAAGTTATGATGCAAAGATTATAGGAATACCAATGGATGATGAGGGAATACGGCTGGATATTCTGGAATCCTGTCTTATAAAGTACAGACCGAAATTTCTATATACTCAGCCCAATTTTCATAACCCAACGGGAGTATCCATGAGCTTAGAAAGAAGAAAAGGGCTTCTGAAACTAGCATATTATTATAATTTGCCAATTCTTGAGGATGATCCATATGGTGAGCTATATTACAGTGGCAATCCGTTACCATCTCTGAAAAGCTTGGACAATAACGACTATGTAGTTTACCTTAGCTCATTTTCAAAAACAATTTCATTCAGTCTAAGAGTAGGTTTTGTTGTGGCAAGTGAGAATATTATAAGTCGGTTTATTCAGTTTAAACAGATTACTGATATACAGACAAGTACACTTTCGCAGCTTACAATTAATGAATTTTTAAATGGTGGACATATGGGGCCTCATTTAGATTATTTAAGAAAAATATATAAAAACAAAAGGGATTTGATGCTAAATGAACTAAACAAAGGTAACTTGGACGGTATGGAAATAACCGTCCCGAATGGAGGATATTTTATTTGGCTCAGGCTTCCTGATTATATACGCATGAATGAGTTTGTCAAAGGCTTAGCCGACAAAGGGGTTGTGGTAATGCTGGGGGATATATTTTATCCGGGTTATAGTATTAATGGCAACTATATAAGGCTTAATTTTTCCTATCCCAGTGAAAAGTACATAAAAGAGGGTGTTTCTATTTTAAAGAACTGCATAAAGCAGTACTCCACAGCCAGTTTAAAAAAGAAATATGAATTTAAAGCAGAGATTAATCCATTTATATAA
- a CDS encoding ECF transporter S component — MKNNKIGMITRTAVLLAVVVAVQMAGRSLPAYNNFIVGPLVNMCILVAAMTAGIGGGIAIAVLSPFTSLINNHAPLAAALLLYAPVISVANLILVIVFYFLYNKNKYAGVILASILKFGFLYGSINLFLGIFEFPKFAQKLLGMFSWPQLVTALIGGFIAIPVITSLRKAKIN; from the coding sequence ATGAAAAATAATAAAATTGGTATGATTACAAGAACTGCGGTTCTTCTTGCTGTTGTAGTGGCGGTGCAGATGGCCGGAAGAAGCCTTCCGGCATATAATAATTTTATAGTTGGCCCATTGGTCAATATGTGTATATTAGTAGCTGCAATGACAGCAGGGATTGGAGGTGGGATAGCAATTGCCGTGTTATCTCCCTTTACATCACTTATAAACAACCATGCTCCACTGGCAGCCGCACTACTTTTGTATGCTCCCGTAATATCGGTAGCAAACCTTATATTGGTAATAGTATTTTACTTTCTATATAACAAAAACAAATATGCAGGTGTTATTCTAGCTTCTATTTTGAAGTTTGGATTTTTGTACGGTTCTATTAATTTATTCCTTGGTATATTTGAATTTCCTAAGTTTGCTCAAAAACTTTTGGGTATGTTCAGTTGGCCGCAGCTTGTAACAGCCTTGATAGGAGGATTCATTGCAATACCGGTAATTACCAGCTTGAGGAAGGCAAAAATTAATTAG
- a CDS encoding branched-chain amino acid aminotransferase — MNISITKTTNPKQKPDMNNLGFGTYFTDHMFIMDYTEGKGWHDPRIVPYAPLEMDPASMVLHYGQAIFEGLKAYKAKNGHILLFRPDKNMARVNSSNERLVIPSIDEGFGVQAIKELVNVDSDWIPDAPGTSLYIRPFIIATDPYLGVRPSDTYKFIIILSPVGAYYKEGMNPVKIYVESNYVRAVKGGLGFAKTVANYASSLKAQVEAKHSGYTQVLWLDGIEKKYIEEVGTMNVFFKIDGEVITPSLEGSILPGITRMSTIEMLRKSGIKVTERRITIQELYDAHAAGKLDEAFGTGTAAVISPIGEFNWDGNVISVNGGKIGPVAQNVYDTITGIQSGELEDTFGWTQIVK, encoded by the coding sequence ATGAATATTTCTATTACCAAAACTACAAATCCTAAACAAAAACCCGATATGAACAATTTAGGATTTGGGACATATTTTACTGACCATATGTTCATTATGGATTATACTGAAGGAAAAGGCTGGCATGACCCGAGAATAGTGCCATACGCTCCTTTAGAAATGGACCCGGCATCAATGGTTCTTCATTATGGTCAAGCTATATTTGAAGGCTTAAAAGCATATAAAGCTAAAAACGGCCATATTCTTCTTTTCAGACCTGATAAAAATATGGCAAGAGTAAACAGTTCTAACGAACGACTTGTAATACCCAGCATCGACGAGGGCTTTGGTGTACAAGCTATTAAAGAACTGGTTAACGTTGATTCAGACTGGATTCCTGACGCTCCGGGTACATCTTTGTACATACGTCCGTTTATAATTGCAACAGATCCGTATCTGGGTGTAAGACCATCTGATACTTACAAGTTTATAATCATTCTTTCACCGGTTGGAGCTTATTACAAGGAAGGAATGAATCCTGTAAAAATATATGTTGAAAGCAACTACGTACGTGCGGTAAAAGGCGGATTGGGCTTTGCAAAAACAGTTGCAAACTATGCATCAAGTCTTAAAGCACAGGTTGAAGCTAAACATTCAGGATATACTCAGGTTCTCTGGCTGGATGGTATTGAAAAGAAATATATTGAAGAAGTAGGAACAATGAATGTATTCTTTAAGATAGACGGAGAAGTTATAACTCCATCCCTTGAAGGCTCAATTCTTCCGGGTATAACTCGTATGTCAACTATTGAAATGCTGAGAAAATCAGGTATAAAAGTTACTGAACGCAGAATAACAATTCAGGAACTATATGATGCACACGCAGCAGGAAAATTGGATGAGGCATTCGGTACCGGTACCGCAGCAGTTATTTCACCTATAGGTGAATTTAACTGGGATGGAAACGTTATTTCTGTAAACGGTGGAAAAATTGGACCTGTAGCCCAAAATGTATATGATACAATCACTGGAATTCAAAGTGGTGAACTTGAAGATACTTTTGGCTGGACACAGATAGTTAAATAA
- the ylbJ gene encoding sporulation integral membrane protein YlbJ, translating into MNYFIFSSFIAFALTFYLCNKSKIFQYIKKSFLPLCAALFIIALIVFPKTAVSSASKGIHLWLEVVFPSLFPFFVASQLLNRSGFIGFAGIIMEPVMRPIFNIPGCGSFALAMGIVSGYPIGASITSDLKRQELITKTEAERLLTFTNNSGPLFIMGAVAVGMFNMPAAGYLLYISHVAACLTVGFIFRYYKSSEKSTQKPYLKMSQKIRFELKKLKNSDISPYTLFGECVKSSISTIFAIGGFIIFFSVLINILISSGFSGWVCSTAPTFLSKLGIGPQLLEGIFCGFFEITTGANLINLANADLVIKLCTVSLIIGWAGLSVHAQVLSVINGSDISAKPYILGKALQGVISCVYTFIGYNLFSSLIHKTSSVFANSEKLFPDNWKSILQSSFNSVLIISVIMLLISVIYICTTAFMSRKNLF; encoded by the coding sequence ATGAATTATTTTATATTTTCATCATTTATTGCTTTTGCATTAACTTTTTATTTGTGTAATAAAAGTAAAATTTTTCAATATATTAAAAAAAGTTTTTTACCTCTTTGTGCTGCATTATTCATTATAGCTCTGATAGTTTTTCCTAAGACGGCTGTTTCTTCAGCTTCAAAGGGTATCCACCTGTGGTTGGAAGTGGTTTTTCCTTCTCTTTTCCCATTTTTTGTCGCTTCTCAATTACTAAACCGCTCAGGTTTTATTGGGTTTGCAGGTATTATAATGGAGCCGGTAATGCGGCCTATTTTCAATATACCCGGGTGTGGCTCTTTTGCTCTTGCTATGGGTATTGTAAGTGGCTATCCAATAGGTGCCTCCATCACAAGCGATTTGAAGCGGCAGGAACTTATAACTAAAACTGAGGCCGAGAGACTTCTGACTTTTACAAATAATTCAGGTCCCCTTTTTATTATGGGAGCTGTAGCCGTGGGAATGTTTAATATGCCCGCAGCCGGTTACCTTCTATATATTAGCCATGTTGCCGCTTGTCTTACAGTAGGGTTTATTTTCAGATATTATAAGAGTTCTGAGAAAAGTACCCAAAAACCTTATTTAAAGATGTCCCAAAAAATCAGATTTGAGCTCAAAAAGTTAAAGAATTCTGATATAAGCCCATACACTCTTTTTGGTGAATGTGTAAAAAGCTCTATATCCACTATCTTCGCCATTGGAGGATTTATTATATTTTTTTCTGTTTTAATAAATATTCTGATTTCAAGCGGATTTAGCGGATGGGTCTGCAGTACAGCCCCAACTTTTCTTAGCAAATTGGGTATAGGACCGCAACTATTGGAAGGAATTTTTTGCGGTTTCTTTGAAATAACTACCGGCGCAAACCTTATCAACTTAGCAAATGCAGACTTGGTTATAAAACTATGTACGGTAAGCCTTATAATAGGTTGGGCAGGCCTGTCGGTACATGCTCAGGTTTTAAGCGTAATAAACGGCTCCGATATAAGTGCAAAGCCTTATATTCTTGGCAAAGCCCTTCAAGGAGTTATTTCATGTGTATATACTTTTATAGGTTATAATTTATTCAGCAGCCTCATTCATAAAACATCTTCTGTATTTGCAAATTCAGAAAAGCTATTTCCAGATAACTGGAAAAGCATATTACAATCTTCTTTTAATTCTGTCTTAATAATATCAGTAATAATGCTGCTGATTTCTGTTATTTATATATGTACAACTGCTTTTATGTCAAGGAAAAACTTATTTTAA
- a CDS encoding ATPase yields MEILTILETLEELVEKSPSVPFSGKCLLDREEILEIIKEMRLKLPDDIKQAKWVKEERQRILLEAQREANNIMKDAENKIASLVDEHEITKKAYEQSNEIIAAAQKNAREVRLGAREYADGVLNKVEDILSEAAEVIRTNREELK; encoded by the coding sequence ATGGAAATTTTAACTATACTGGAAACATTGGAGGAACTTGTTGAGAAAAGTCCAAGTGTACCGTTCTCAGGAAAATGTCTTCTGGATAGGGAAGAAATACTTGAAATAATTAAAGAGATGAGGCTCAAGCTGCCAGACGATATAAAGCAGGCAAAATGGGTTAAGGAAGAACGCCAGAGGATTTTGCTGGAAGCACAGAGGGAAGCCAACAATATAATGAAGGATGCTGAAAATAAAATTGCATCTCTTGTTGACGAGCATGAAATAACCAAAAAAGCTTATGAACAGTCCAACGAAATCATTGCAGCTGCACAGAAAAATGCAAGAGAAGTCAGGTTGGGTGCCAGAGAGTATGCCGACGGTGTTCTAAATAAAGTCGAGGATATACTGTCAGAAGCTGCCGAGGTTATCAGAACCAACAGGGAAGAATTAAAATAA